The DNA region TAGCATAGTCTGTCACAACTCTAGCTATTCCAATATGTTTATCGTTATCTAACAAAGAAAAACATAAAGAATTTTTAAATGATTTTTCTATTAACTCTTTACTTCTTTTATTTGCCCAGTGTGCATTCGAAAGATGATCATACACTGATTGAATATTTATTTTATTTGGATCTGTTGTTACTAAAAAATTATCTTTCTTTACTTCATAGTACTTTTGCATATTTATCCTCCATTAAATATATATAGATATATTTTCAATCCCCATATTCTCTTCTAAATCAAATAATACATTCATA from Hypnocyclicus thermotrophus includes:
- a CDS encoding GNAT family N-acetyltransferase, with translation MQKYYEVKKDNFLVTTDPNKINIQSVYDHLSNAHWANKRSKELIEKSFKNSLCFSLLDNDKHIGIARVVTDYATFAYLCDVYIDEAYRGQKLGEFLIKSVVEYKELKNLRRFLLYTTNAKEFYKKFGFHELINKNNFLEIFNDV